One Cellulomonas sp. NS3 genomic region harbors:
- a CDS encoding acyl-CoA thioesterase: protein MQVRWSDVDLFGHVNNAAYLRYLDDARFTLFPVMGVDEHGALTASLLVVVKHEIDYLAPLTFRPAPFAVEVWVPRIGTSSVDFAYEIVDAADPGTVYLRARSRMVQLDHATHTARAFTAEERALFETYREDGPALHGW, encoded by the coding sequence ATGCAGGTCCGCTGGTCCGACGTCGACCTGTTCGGCCACGTCAACAACGCCGCCTACCTGCGCTACCTCGACGACGCGCGCTTCACCCTGTTCCCCGTGATGGGCGTCGACGAGCACGGCGCGCTCACCGCGTCGCTCCTCGTGGTCGTCAAGCACGAGATCGACTACCTCGCCCCGCTGACCTTCCGCCCCGCGCCGTTCGCGGTCGAGGTGTGGGTCCCGCGCATCGGCACGTCGTCCGTCGACTTCGCGTACGAGATCGTCGACGCGGCCGACCCCGGGACGGTCTACCTGCGGGCGCGCTCGCGCATGGTCCAGCTCGACCACGCGACCCACACGGCCCGCGCGTTCACCGCCGAGGAGCGCGCGCTCTTCGAGACCTACCGCGAGGACGGGCCGGCGCTGCACGGCTGGTGA
- a CDS encoding response regulator: MTRVLVVEDEPALARALAVTLRAHHYDATVAHTGAAGLEAAASRHPDLVVLDLGLPDLDGLEVLRALRAWSGVPVVVLSARRTSDDKVEALDAGADDYVTKPFGMDELLARLRAAVRRRPQEDQPPVVTTAAFRVDLAARLVRRADGEPVRLTPTEWHMLEVLARNVGKVVGRRELLHELRGPQLDRETHYLRVYVAQLRRKLEPDPAHPRHLLTEPGMGYRLEP; this comes from the coding sequence GTGACGCGCGTCCTGGTCGTCGAGGACGAGCCCGCGCTCGCCCGCGCGCTCGCGGTCACGCTGCGCGCCCACCACTACGACGCGACCGTCGCCCACACGGGAGCGGCCGGGCTCGAAGCGGCGGCGAGCCGGCACCCGGACCTCGTGGTGCTCGACCTCGGGCTGCCCGACCTCGACGGCCTGGAGGTGCTCCGGGCCCTGCGGGCCTGGTCCGGCGTGCCGGTCGTCGTCCTCTCGGCCCGCCGGACGAGCGACGACAAGGTGGAGGCGCTCGATGCCGGCGCCGACGACTACGTCACCAAGCCGTTCGGGATGGACGAGCTCCTCGCGCGCCTGCGGGCGGCCGTGCGCAGGCGCCCCCAGGAGGACCAGCCGCCCGTCGTGACCACCGCGGCGTTCCGCGTCGACCTCGCCGCGCGCCTCGTGCGCCGCGCCGACGGCGAGCCCGTCCGCCTGACGCCGACCGAGTGGCACATGCTCGAGGTGCTCGCACGCAACGTCGGCAAGGTCGTCGGGCGCCGCGAGCTGCTGCACGAGCTCCGCGGGCCGCAGCTCGACCGCGAGACCCACTACCTGCGCGTCTACGTCGCCCAGCTGAGGCGCAAGCTCGAGCCGGACCCGGCGCACCCACGCCACCTGCTCACGGAACCGGGGATGGGGTACCGGCTCGAGCCCTGA